In Kutzneria kofuensis, the DNA window TCGGGCGGGCCAGCAGAACGTCCGAAGTGGACCACGGCATCACGGCGTCCAGAGCAGGCGCGGGCTGGTTGCGCAGGGCGGCGTCGATCATCGGCGCCACATCGGCATCCTGCACGGAGATGCGGCCGGCGGTGACGATCGGCTGCCGCTGCGCGTTCACGACCACGACCGGCTCGCCGTACAGAGCCGTGTACCGGTTGACCTCGCTGACCAGCTGTTCCGAGTCGTCCTGCTGGACCAGGCCGGCGAACCGGGCCAGGTCGGCGGTGCGGCCGATGGACAGCTGCTGGGTGCGCTCGCGGGCCGTCACGGTCAGCAGCGGCCACGCGAACGCCGCCACCGCCGTGACCGAGAAGGCCAGCAGCACCACCAGCAGCCGGGCCCGCACGTCAGCCGCCGAGCCGGTAGCCGAAGTTGCGGATCGTGGTCAGCAGCCCGGGCCGGCGCAGCTTCGCCCGCAGCTGCGCCACATGCACGTCCAGCGACCGCGAGATCGCCAGGTACGCGTCGCCCCACACCTCGTCCATCAGCTGCTGCCGGCTGACCGCGGCCCCGTGCCGCACGGCGAGCACCGCCAGCACGTCGAACTCCTTGGACGTCAACGGAATCAGCTCGTCGGCGACGTGCACCTGCCGGGCGTTCATGTCGATCCGCACGTCGCCGATCTCCACCACCGACGGCGGCGGCGTGGCCCGCGCCGCCGCCCGCCGGGACACGGCCTCCATCCGGGCCAGCAGCTCGGCCAGCCGGACCGGTTTGACCAGGTAGTCGTCCGCGCCGAGGCGCAGGCCGCGCACGACGGACCGCTCGTCGCCGTGCGCGGTCAGCACCAGCACCGGCATGTCGGTGACCTTCCGGAGCTTGCGCAGCACGTCGAGGCCGTGCAGGTCGGGCAGGCCGAGGTCGAGCAGCACCAGGTCGGCGTGGTGATGCCCGGTCAGCGCGTCGGCGCCGCGCCTGGCCCGGGTCGGCCGGTGGCCGGCCGCGCCCAGCGCCTCGACCAGGGCGTCACCGACCCCGTCGTCGTCCTCGACCAGTAGCACTCGCACGGCCCCTACCTAATCAATCCTGGCCCCACCTATCCAGCTCGGATGCCTTGGTGGTTTCGCGCATGGTCGCGTACACGATCAGGGAGACCAGGACGCAGCCGGCCACGTAGTAGAAGAACACCGACTCGTGCCCGGCCTGCTTGAGCCACAGCGCGATGTACTCCGCGGTGCCGCCGAAGATCGCCACCGTGAGCGCGTACGGCAGGCCGACGCCCATCGCCCGCACGTTGGTGGGGAACAGCTCGGCCTTCACGATGGCGTTGATCGAGGTGTACCCGGTGACGATCACCAGCGAGCCGAGCATGATCAGGAACGCCAGGGCCGGGGTGCGCGTGCCGGCCAGCAGGGACAGCAGCGGCACGGTGAGCAGCGTGCCGGCGATGCCGAAGAACAGCAGCAGCGGCCGCCGGCCGACCCGGTCGGACAGCGCGCCGGCCAGCGGCTGGATCACCACGAAGGCCAGCAGCGCCAGGAAGTTCACCCAGGTCACCGCGTTGATGTCGATCTTGCTGGTGTTGACCATGAACTTCTGCAGGTACGTGGTGTAGGTGTAGAACGCGACCGTGCCGCCCAGCGTCAGCCCGCACACCAGCAGGCACTCCTTGGGGTGCTGCAGCAGCACGCGCAGGCTGCCGCGCTCGGCGGACGTCTTGCCCTCCCGCAGGTACGCCTCCGACTCGTCCATCGTGGCCCGCAGGTACATCACAACCACCGCGCCGAACGCCCCGATGACAAACGCGACCCGCCAGCCCCAGGACGCCATCTCGTCGCGGGACAGCGTGTTCTGCAGGATGATCTGCACGCCCAGCGCCACCAGCTGGCCGGCGGTCAGCGTGACGTACTGGAAACTCGAGTAGAAGCCGCGCTTGCCCGGCGTGGCCACTTCGGACAGGTAGGTGGCGGAGGTGGCGTACTCCCCGCCGACCGAGACCCCCTGCACCAGCCGGGCCACCACCAGCAGCAGGGGCGCCGCCACGCC includes these proteins:
- a CDS encoding response regulator transcription factor, with product MRVLLVEDDDGVGDALVEALGAAGHRPTRARRGADALTGHHHADLVLLDLGLPDLHGLDVLRKLRKVTDMPVLVLTAHGDERSVVRGLRLGADDYLVKPVRLAELLARMEAVSRRAAARATPPPSVVEIGDVRIDMNARQVHVADELIPLTSKEFDVLAVLAVRHGAAVSRQQLMDEVWGDAYLAISRSLDVHVAQLRAKLRRPGLLTTIRNFGYRLGG
- a CDS encoding MFS transporter; this encodes MTVNVNEDVRPSRGVIGNVLRGSIGNLIEWYDWYAYTAFSLYFAKVFFPAGDATAQLLNTAGVFAVGFLMRPIGGWIMGRYADRYGRRAALTLSVAMMALGSLVIAFTPGYASIGVAAPLLLVVARLVQGVSVGGEYATSATYLSEVATPGKRGFYSSFQYVTLTAGQLVALGVQIILQNTLSRDEMASWGWRVAFVIGAFGAVVVMYLRATMDESEAYLREGKTSAERGSLRVLLQHPKECLLVCGLTLGGTVAFYTYTTYLQKFMVNTSKIDINAVTWVNFLALLAFVVIQPLAGALSDRVGRRPLLLFFGIAGTLLTVPLLSLLAGTRTPALAFLIMLGSLVIVTGYTSINAIVKAELFPTNVRAMGVGLPYALTVAIFGGTAEYIALWLKQAGHESVFFYYVAGCVLVSLIVYATMRETTKASELDRWGQD